A single genomic interval of Lathyrus oleraceus cultivar Zhongwan6 chromosome 7, CAAS_Psat_ZW6_1.0, whole genome shotgun sequence harbors:
- the LOC127101451 gene encoding nudix hydrolase 15, mitochondrial, producing the protein MNSILRTVTTSLIPRTVSVSKFMDSSSNATIGGSQRLLALAQHLRLYKPPPFPEDIFEQSIEDSASSKVVSQLGFPESATTIQHPEKFKPKKAAVLICLFEGDHGDLRVILTKRSYELSSHSGEVSLPGGKADEGDKDDADTAKREANEEIGLDPELVNVVTVLEPFLSKHLLRVVPVIGILHDKKAFRPVLNPAEVESVFDAPLEMFLKDENRSQEEREWMGEKYLIHFFDYDDIEHKKYLIWGLTAGILIRAASVVYQRPPAFIEQNPKFKLPQVVSKDSSMT; encoded by the exons ATGAATTCCATTTTGAGAACAGTAACAACATCGTTAATACCAAGAACAGTTTCTGTCTCCAAATTCATGGATTCTTCTTCCAACGCCACCATTGGAGGATCTCAGAGGCTTCTAGCTTTGGCACAACACCTTCGCCTTTACAAGCCACCACCTTTCCCTGAAGATATTTTCGAACAGAGCATTGAAGATAGTGCTAGCAGCAAAGTTGTTTCTCAATTGGGTTTTCCTGAATCCGCCACCACAATTCAACACCCGGAGAAATTCAAACCTAAGAAAGCTGCTGTTTTGATTTGTCTCTTTGAAGGTGATCATGGAGATCTAAGGGTCATTCTCACTAAACGCTCTTATGAGCTTTCTTCTCATTCGG GTGAAGTATCTTTGCCAGGTGGGAAAGCGGATGAGGGCGATAAGGATGATGCGGACACTGCGAAAAGAGAGGCAAATGAGGAAATTGGGTTGGATCCTGAACTTGTCAATGTTGTTACTGTTCTTGAACCATTCTTGTCTAAG CACCTTCTAAGAGTGGTTCCTGTCATCGGCATACTTCATGATAAAAAAGCGTTCAGACCTGTTCTGAATCCTGCAGAAGTGGAATCGGTATTTGACGCCCCTTTAGAAATGTTTCTCAAG GATGAAAATCGGAGTCAGGAGGAGAGAGAGTGGATGGGAGAGAAGTATTTGATACATTTTTTTGATTACGACGACATTGAGCATAAAAAATATCTCATATGGGGATTAACCGCCGGGATTTTGATTAGGGCTGCATCAGTTGTGTACCAACGGCCACCTGCTTTCATAGAACAGAATCCCAAATTCAAGCTTCCACAGGTTGTAAGCAAGGACAGTTCAATGACTTGA